Below is a genomic region from Rouxiella chamberiensis.
ATCGGTGCACTTCATGGACGCTTTCCTAATTAATGGAATTATTATCCACAATAGACATTTAGTCTACTTCTGGCAATGGGTTTTTGTAGTTCGCGGTGTTCTTATCAGCAGTCTGAATGAGAAAGCAGAAGGTAATGCCGCAAACTGTCTGATTTTACCGTTTTCAAATTAAAGATGACCTTTCAGTGTTGTATTATGGCAATTGAGTTGTGGATATCTGAATCATTATTTATCCACACTTTCTAAAGTTTATTTTCTGCTTTTATCTATATTATCCATATTGTTATGGATAAGCCCTATAGGTATGTTGATTTTCTATAGATACACATAAAACTATATTATTCGAGATATTCTCCCAAGGAAAATTGAGTACAAGGATTATTTATGACTATCGAACCTAAAGGAATTAAAGGCTTTCTTGCTATTGTCGAAAACGGAAGTTTTGCCAGCGCCGCGAAAACATTAGGTATCACTACCTCTGCATTATCAATAAGAATGAGCACCCTTGAACGTATCATTGGTGAAAAATTGTTGATTCGTAAGCGACCGTTCATTCTTACTGAAAGCGGTAAGATTTTTTATAATCATGCGCTCAAGTTGCGCGATCTTGAGAGCAGTCTCAGGAAAAAAATAGAAAAAATAGCCTCTTAATTATTACCTCGCGATATGAATCCTGCGTGGCATGGCGTCCATTCAGGATTTTTTTATG
It encodes:
- a CDS encoding LysR family transcriptional regulator, whose amino-acid sequence is MTIEPKGIKGFLAIVENGSFASAAKTLGITTSALSIRMSTLERIIGEKLLIRKRPFILTESGKIFYNHALKLRDLESSLRKKIEKIAS